The following are from one region of the Alicyclobacillus fastidiosus genome:
- a CDS encoding aminotransferase class I/II-fold pyridoxal phosphate-dependent enzyme yields the protein MHQLNPVTKQIQISGIRRFTDLVAKYPDALSLTIGQPHWPTPQHVKEAAMVAIEKGYTTYTPNRGLPALREAAHAYYGTKFDLDYHPEKEILVTAGATHALDISLRALLEPEDEVLIPAPAYPGYEPIVRLAGAQPVYIDTRPDGFKVTPETLQRHITERTKVLVLPSPANPTGVAYTREELQALAAVLEPTEAYVITDEIYSELHFADAHVSLATLPGMRERTIVIHGLSKSHSMTGWRIGFVLAPVEIVEEMVKVLQYSISCASSISQYAALEALLHGQRDAEPMREQYRQNRDVVVRALTEMGLEVAVPDGAFYAFPSISSIGQSSQEFAQALLHEALVAVVPGDAFSTLGEGYIRLSYACEDEKLQTALGRMGQYVARQTSRG from the coding sequence ATGCACCAACTCAACCCAGTGACAAAGCAGATCCAGATCTCTGGGATTCGACGGTTTACAGATCTCGTCGCAAAGTATCCGGACGCCCTGTCGCTAACCATCGGTCAGCCGCACTGGCCGACGCCGCAGCACGTAAAAGAAGCGGCGATGGTGGCCATCGAGAAGGGCTACACGACCTATACGCCAAATCGTGGGCTGCCAGCGTTGCGCGAGGCGGCGCATGCGTACTACGGAACCAAGTTCGATCTCGACTATCACCCGGAGAAGGAGATTCTCGTCACCGCCGGCGCCACGCACGCCCTCGACATCAGCTTGCGCGCACTGCTGGAGCCTGAAGACGAAGTCCTCATTCCCGCGCCCGCATATCCAGGGTACGAACCTATCGTACGGCTCGCGGGTGCACAACCGGTCTATATCGACACGCGCCCTGACGGCTTCAAGGTCACGCCTGAGACGCTCCAGAGGCACATCACCGAGCGAACAAAGGTACTCGTGCTGCCTTCGCCGGCAAATCCCACCGGAGTCGCCTACACGCGCGAGGAGTTACAGGCATTGGCGGCTGTGCTTGAGCCGACCGAAGCGTATGTCATCACCGACGAAATTTACAGCGAGTTGCACTTTGCCGACGCCCACGTGAGTTTGGCTACGCTGCCAGGGATGCGAGAGCGGACCATCGTCATCCATGGACTGTCGAAGTCGCACAGCATGACAGGTTGGCGGATTGGCTTTGTGCTGGCCCCTGTAGAGATCGTCGAGGAAATGGTGAAAGTCCTGCAATACAGCATCTCGTGTGCCTCCTCCATCAGTCAATATGCGGCCCTGGAGGCGCTCTTACATGGCCAACGGGACGCTGAGCCGATGCGTGAACAGTACCGTCAAAACCGCGACGTGGTCGTCCGAGCGCTGACGGAGATGGGGCTTGAAGTAGCGGTGCCAGACGGGGCGTTCTATGCGTTTCCAAGCATCTCATCGATCGGTCAAAGCTCTCAGGAGTTTGCACAAGCCCTTTTGCATGAAGCGCTTGTTGCCGTGGTTCCGGGAGACGCGTTCAGTACGCTGGGAGAAGGGTATATCCGCTTGTCGTACGCGTGTGAAGATGAGAAGCTCCAAACTGCGCTCGGGCGTATGGGGCAGTACGTAGCGCGGCAGACATCGCGAGGGTAA
- a CDS encoding bifunctional 5,10-methylenetetrahydrofolate dehydrogenase/5,10-methenyltetrahydrofolate cyclohydrolase has translation MTTRLEGKPVADRLKQELSEQVLHWKSIGIEPRMVTLLIGNDKASEVYAMQKARTARRLGIQFEILRLPESTSQRDVSDRVRELSEDARIHGIMLELPLPGEMDSQSVVSTIHALKDVDGMSPCHSFARPSPDAALYPATPLACIRLLKHYGYELRGRDVTVVGCGQTVGLPLIHLLIAEGATVVACHEYTVDVRAHLQRSEFAFVAVGKGGLIKPDMVHDGLVVVDVGISQGPGGVVIGDLAADAAPLTRAYTPTPGGVGAVTTLQIFANLMHAMDMQYAASMIEA, from the coding sequence ATGACGACGCGTTTAGAGGGCAAACCTGTCGCAGATAGATTGAAACAAGAGCTCAGTGAACAAGTTCTCCATTGGAAATCGATCGGGATCGAGCCACGCATGGTGACTCTGCTCATCGGCAACGACAAGGCGTCGGAGGTTTACGCGATGCAAAAGGCGCGTACCGCGCGCAGGCTAGGGATTCAGTTCGAGATCCTGCGGCTTCCAGAGTCCACTTCACAAAGGGACGTGTCGGACCGCGTCCGCGAGTTGAGTGAGGATGCGCGCATCCACGGAATTATGCTGGAATTGCCGTTGCCGGGAGAAATGGATAGCCAATCGGTGGTGAGCACCATCCACGCGTTGAAAGACGTGGACGGGATGTCGCCATGCCACTCCTTCGCGAGACCGTCGCCAGATGCCGCTTTGTACCCAGCGACGCCGCTCGCCTGCATCCGTCTACTGAAGCACTACGGCTACGAACTCCGCGGGCGCGACGTGACGGTGGTCGGCTGTGGTCAGACGGTCGGCCTTCCGCTCATCCACTTGCTGATCGCTGAGGGGGCCACGGTCGTCGCCTGCCACGAGTACACAGTTGACGTCCGCGCACATTTGCAGCGCAGTGAATTCGCGTTTGTGGCGGTCGGCAAAGGCGGGTTGATCAAACCGGATATGGTACACGACGGACTCGTCGTCGTCGACGTCGGCATTTCGCAAGGGCCTGGCGGCGTGGTGATCGGCGACTTAGCTGCGGACGCCGCGCCATTGACGAGGGCTTACACGCCCACGCCGGGTGGTGTCGGTGCCGTGACCACCTTGCAGATCTTTGCGAACTTGATGCATGCGATGGATATGCAGTACGCAGCGAGCATGATCGAGGCATAA
- a CDS encoding ParM/StbA family protein: MKPEGMNWMGKDPTLLNTNITVAVDNGNSFVKACYDAINQTFMFPNVTVQSDQKRKVILNQGEPIDNLDLEIVSPSIPEGFGRHFQIGVLASRHPRAQAIIGHKAAQMKSQRPETMITTLGALAYAIATKHAADIENGVKRIRAQVKLGIGLPIAEVSEAQAFSDKLTRGVHMVAFRSTPKFEGVEVEMQISLPDGINVDNVSGIIDLASEPKSTLMDKSFGVADLGGIDLDIAFFKPGLQLDDYTSTGFRINLNDIITRIRKDFNAQMGQDLIKSDVNVIERIVNKDYEVKWQGLVKGNIGDIANLYLTELARDVLERVLDAWAEAPEAEEFLFIGGGATILASYIKDVERQGRPLRFDTQEHSQLRNLRGTFRSLESAMDSGVEVAVSAPGDETV; encoded by the coding sequence ATGAAACCGGAAGGAATGAATTGGATGGGCAAGGACCCAACGCTTTTGAACACGAACATCACCGTCGCAGTAGACAACGGAAACAGCTTTGTAAAGGCATGCTACGATGCTATCAACCAGACGTTTATGTTTCCGAATGTGACCGTCCAGTCGGATCAGAAACGAAAAGTCATCCTCAACCAGGGGGAACCGATTGACAACCTCGACCTTGAAATCGTGTCTCCATCGATTCCAGAAGGTTTTGGCAGACATTTTCAAATCGGTGTCCTTGCTTCCCGGCATCCTCGTGCACAAGCCATCATTGGCCACAAGGCGGCACAGATGAAGTCGCAACGGCCGGAGACGATGATTACTACGCTTGGTGCATTGGCGTACGCCATCGCGACTAAGCACGCGGCGGACATCGAGAACGGCGTGAAGCGAATTCGCGCGCAAGTGAAACTCGGCATCGGCCTGCCGATCGCAGAGGTCAGTGAAGCGCAAGCGTTTTCAGATAAGTTGACGCGAGGGGTTCATATGGTCGCATTCCGCTCGACTCCGAAGTTTGAGGGCGTCGAAGTCGAGATGCAGATCTCCTTGCCAGATGGAATCAACGTCGACAACGTCTCAGGCATTATCGATCTCGCGAGCGAACCGAAGAGCACCCTCATGGACAAGTCGTTTGGGGTCGCGGACCTCGGCGGGATCGACTTGGATATCGCTTTCTTCAAGCCTGGCCTGCAGTTGGACGACTACACGTCGACGGGCTTCCGCATCAATCTCAACGATATCATCACGCGCATCCGCAAGGACTTTAATGCGCAGATGGGTCAAGACCTGATCAAGAGTGACGTCAACGTCATCGAACGGATCGTCAACAAGGACTATGAGGTCAAGTGGCAGGGGCTCGTGAAAGGCAACATCGGCGACATTGCGAACTTGTACCTCACGGAACTTGCTCGGGACGTGCTCGAACGGGTGCTCGACGCCTGGGCCGAGGCGCCAGAGGCGGAGGAATTCCTGTTCATCGGCGGCGGTGCCACCATCTTGGCAAGCTACATCAAGGACGTGGAGCGCCAGGGCCGGCCGTTGCGCTTTGACACGCAGGAGCACAGTCAATTGCGCAACCTTCGGGGTACTTTCCGTTCCCTCGAATCCGCGATGGATTCCGGGGTAGAGGTCGCGGTGAGCGCACCGGGAGATGAGACCGTTTGA
- the fetB gene encoding iron export ABC transporter permease subunit FetB: MSFVTLSFTLAFVAISIGLSMWLRLGLQRDVIVAAVRAAVQLIIVGYLLKFVFNANNVVFILGMVALIVVVATLNARSRAKNIPGLGWRIAVGLVATEVVTQGMLLALHVVPFQPRYVISISGMIVGNAMVASGVLLNRLQGEVAAKQQEIESVLALGGTPRQAIYPHLKQAIRAGLIPTIDSTKTTGIVQLPGMMSGLIIAGASPVQAVRYQLMILFCILAGSAMTVILVGFLTYPRLFSRHEQLIFVEHRDR, from the coding sequence ATGAGCTTTGTCACCCTGTCCTTTACACTAGCTTTTGTCGCTATTAGCATTGGGCTTTCGATGTGGCTGCGGTTAGGGCTCCAGCGCGACGTGATCGTCGCAGCGGTTCGCGCAGCGGTTCAGCTGATTATCGTCGGTTACTTGCTCAAGTTCGTGTTCAACGCGAACAACGTGGTTTTTATTCTCGGAATGGTCGCCTTGATTGTGGTGGTCGCCACGCTGAACGCGCGTTCACGTGCGAAGAATATCCCTGGACTTGGTTGGCGCATTGCGGTCGGACTGGTTGCGACTGAGGTGGTAACCCAAGGCATGCTGTTGGCACTCCATGTCGTCCCGTTTCAGCCCCGCTACGTCATCTCGATCAGCGGTATGATCGTCGGCAATGCCATGGTTGCCTCTGGTGTGCTTTTAAACCGACTGCAGGGTGAAGTGGCTGCGAAGCAACAGGAAATTGAAAGCGTGCTGGCCTTAGGCGGAACACCGCGTCAGGCCATCTATCCACATCTCAAACAGGCCATTCGCGCTGGGCTCATCCCGACCATCGACTCGACCAAAACCACAGGTATCGTCCAATTGCCGGGCATGATGAGCGGTCTGATCATCGCTGGGGCAAGCCCGGTACAGGCCGTTCGCTATCAGCTTATGATTCTTTTTTGTATCCTAGCGGGCTCTGCGATGACGGTGATTCTCGTCGGATTTCTAACGTACCCGCGGTTGTTCAGTCGGCATGAACAGCTGATTTTCGTCGAGCATCGCGACCGCTAG
- a CDS encoding phosphate ABC transporter ATP-binding protein → MGRYAIEFDDLSLRIAQEELLRGVSGKVEEGCIVALIGPSGAGKSTLMSVCNLMRTPTAGNVYVDGREVREWPVRKLRQKVGMVFQSPTIFPGTVEENLAYGLKLHGQSLQDPGSLLQDIGLDSDLRTRPGTELSGGQKQRVALGRTLAMQPDILLLDEVTSALDVHAKLEVERTILRLHDQRHTSMLWVTHDLEQARRVADIIWFMAEGRLVETADADSFFARPQTTEARRFMEMMAEGETR, encoded by the coding sequence GTGGGCAGATATGCTATCGAGTTTGATGACTTGTCCCTTCGTATTGCACAAGAAGAGTTGCTTCGGGGGGTGTCCGGGAAGGTGGAAGAGGGGTGCATTGTCGCCCTGATTGGCCCGTCTGGGGCGGGGAAGAGCACACTCATGTCCGTATGTAACTTAATGCGGACGCCGACGGCAGGCAATGTGTACGTGGATGGCCGGGAAGTGCGTGAGTGGCCTGTTCGCAAATTGCGGCAAAAGGTGGGGATGGTGTTTCAATCCCCGACGATCTTCCCGGGTACGGTGGAGGAGAACCTCGCCTATGGCCTGAAGCTGCACGGCCAGTCGCTGCAGGACCCGGGCTCCTTGTTGCAGGACATCGGGCTGGATTCTGATCTGCGAACGCGGCCTGGGACCGAGTTGTCGGGCGGGCAAAAACAACGTGTGGCACTAGGGCGAACGCTCGCGATGCAACCGGACATTCTGTTGCTCGACGAGGTGACGTCGGCGTTGGATGTGCATGCGAAATTGGAAGTCGAGCGAACCATTCTGCGCCTTCACGACCAGCGCCACACATCGATGCTCTGGGTGACCCACGACTTGGAGCAGGCGCGCCGCGTCGCTGATATCATCTGGTTTATGGCGGAGGGCCGACTCGTCGAGACAGCCGACGCAGATTCATTTTTTGCGCGTCCACAGACGACTGAGGCGCGTCGGTTTATGGAAATGATGGCCGAGGGGGAAACGCGATGA
- a CDS encoding NADP-dependent oxidoreductase, which produces MPQLEASRIVLASRPKGKPTAENFRTETILLPAPGPGEILVKALYLSVDPYMRGRMSEAKSYVPPYEIGGVVGGGAVAEVVESGDDSFQPGDVVSGQFGWQTHALVPAKHLRKIDPSLAPMTASLGLLGVTGLTAYFGLIDICSPQPNETVVVSGAAGAVGMTVGQIAKILGCRVVGIAGSDEKVQYLTDKLGFDEAINYKTTDNLTKALKHVCPQGIDIYFDNVGGEISDAVFRSLNTGARISVCGQIALYNLEQPDVGPRLLTQVLIHRALVKGFIISDYAARFPEGVKQLAKWYHDGQLKFEETIAEGFDQTVDAFLDLFSGANLGKQIVRV; this is translated from the coding sequence ATGCCGCAACTTGAAGCTAGCCGAATCGTGCTCGCAAGCCGCCCAAAGGGCAAGCCGACTGCGGAAAACTTCCGCACAGAAACCATCCTGCTCCCGGCGCCAGGTCCCGGTGAGATACTTGTGAAAGCCCTTTACTTGTCGGTCGATCCCTATATGCGTGGCCGCATGAGCGAGGCAAAATCCTACGTCCCTCCCTACGAAATCGGCGGTGTTGTCGGCGGCGGTGCGGTCGCTGAGGTCGTCGAGTCAGGTGACGACAGCTTCCAGCCAGGCGACGTGGTCAGCGGCCAATTCGGCTGGCAAACACATGCCCTCGTCCCTGCCAAGCACCTCCGGAAGATCGACCCAAGCCTCGCCCCCATGACCGCTTCCTTAGGATTGCTCGGCGTGACGGGGCTCACAGCTTACTTTGGACTCATCGACATCTGCTCGCCCCAGCCAAACGAGACGGTCGTAGTTTCGGGAGCTGCGGGCGCAGTCGGCATGACAGTCGGACAGATCGCCAAGATCCTCGGTTGCCGCGTGGTGGGTATCGCCGGATCGGACGAGAAAGTCCAGTATCTCACAGATAAACTCGGCTTCGATGAGGCTATCAACTATAAAACCACAGACAATCTGACGAAAGCGCTCAAACACGTGTGTCCGCAAGGCATCGATATCTACTTCGACAACGTGGGTGGAGAGATCAGCGATGCCGTGTTCCGCAGCCTCAACACCGGTGCGCGAATTTCCGTCTGCGGCCAAATCGCCCTCTATAACCTCGAACAACCGGACGTCGGGCCGCGACTTTTGACACAAGTCCTGATTCACCGAGCGCTGGTGAAAGGGTTTATCATCAGCGATTACGCGGCTCGCTTTCCAGAAGGCGTCAAGCAGTTGGCCAAGTGGTACCACGATGGCCAATTGAAGTTTGAGGAGACGATCGCGGAAGGGTTTGACCAAACCGTGGACGCGTTCCTCGACCTGTTCAGTGGCGCCAACTTAGGAAAGCAAATCGTGCGCGTGTAA
- a CDS encoding ammonium transporter, which produces MENALNTVWVVLTAALVLFMEGGFSLLEAGLVRTKNAVNVTMKIFVDLTFGALAFYLVGSHLLFGRDTLHLVGFGRILGPSHLSPEAFVLFQIGFAIAVASIISGAVAERFRFTAYIVTVCLTCAVIYPVSAHWIWGQHGWLADLGMEDFAGSAAIHAMGGFMALALALVVGPRKNRFNRDGSVNVFAPSNIPLASCGAFILWFGWFGFNAGSTLSAVNVHLASIALNTFLAAAAGGMSAILFSIYRFKVADPSMTINGSLSGLVAVTAGCAYIGPYAAIVLGLAAGVLVILATGWVDAIKIDDPVGAVAVHGFGGVLGTIGVGLFDRSRGLVTTGQLHLFAVQVLGILVISAWGFSCAFALGLAIKRTIGIRVGSAEEEAGLDIVAHGIPAYNELERFSDGSQLSFVDDFPTVEAKQESSAKY; this is translated from the coding sequence ATGGAGAACGCCCTAAACACCGTCTGGGTGGTCCTTACGGCGGCACTTGTGCTGTTTATGGAGGGCGGATTTAGTCTCTTAGAGGCGGGACTTGTCAGAACAAAGAACGCGGTCAACGTGACAATGAAAATTTTTGTCGACTTGACGTTTGGGGCGCTTGCATTTTACCTGGTAGGTTCCCATCTGTTATTTGGCCGCGACACCCTTCACCTCGTCGGCTTCGGGCGCATCCTCGGTCCAAGTCACTTGTCGCCTGAAGCTTTTGTACTATTCCAAATTGGATTTGCTATCGCGGTCGCCTCCATCATTTCCGGTGCCGTGGCGGAGCGGTTTCGATTCACGGCGTACATCGTCACGGTGTGCCTCACCTGTGCTGTGATTTATCCCGTATCCGCGCACTGGATTTGGGGGCAGCACGGTTGGCTTGCGGATTTGGGCATGGAGGATTTCGCTGGGTCAGCGGCCATCCACGCCATGGGAGGTTTTATGGCACTCGCGCTAGCGCTCGTGGTGGGACCGAGGAAAAACCGCTTTAATCGAGACGGTAGTGTGAATGTGTTTGCGCCAAGCAACATTCCGCTCGCGTCGTGCGGAGCCTTCATTCTCTGGTTTGGCTGGTTCGGCTTTAACGCCGGAAGTACGTTGAGTGCCGTCAATGTACACCTGGCTAGTATTGCGCTGAATACGTTCTTGGCAGCAGCTGCGGGTGGCATGTCTGCGATTCTCTTCAGCATCTACAGATTTAAAGTGGCCGATCCGAGTATGACCATCAACGGGTCGCTGTCGGGGCTTGTGGCTGTGACTGCAGGCTGTGCGTACATTGGGCCGTACGCGGCGATTGTTCTCGGCTTGGCCGCGGGCGTCCTGGTCATCCTCGCAACGGGGTGGGTCGACGCCATCAAGATCGACGATCCGGTCGGCGCCGTCGCAGTCCACGGATTTGGCGGCGTTCTAGGCACCATAGGTGTCGGCCTCTTCGACAGGTCTCGAGGACTCGTCACCACAGGGCAGTTGCACCTGTTCGCAGTTCAAGTGCTAGGCATTCTCGTCATCTCGGCCTGGGGATTTAGCTGTGCATTCGCCCTGGGGCTAGCGATCAAGCGGACGATTGGAATTCGGGTCGGTTCGGCAGAGGAGGAAGCGGGCTTGGACATCGTAGCGCATGGCATTCCCGCCTATAACGAGCTCGAGCGCTTTAGTGACGGGAGCCAACTTTCGTTTGTGGACGACTTTCCAACTGTAGAGGCGAAGCAAGAGTCTTCAGCGAAATATTAG
- a CDS encoding P-II family nitrogen regulator, with product MKRIDAVIRPEKLQAVIKALRKTGVNGFTVIPVQGRGQERNTHGVYRGHTYDINLHPKIKLEIVVSDNYLERTIEAIIGSAQTGEMGDGKIFVYEVLDAYNIRTGVVDETIDELKR from the coding sequence GTGAAACGGATCGATGCGGTGATCCGCCCGGAAAAACTGCAAGCAGTTATCAAGGCCTTGAGGAAGACGGGGGTTAACGGATTCACAGTCATCCCAGTACAAGGAAGGGGGCAAGAGCGCAATACACACGGGGTGTACCGGGGGCACACGTACGATATCAATCTGCATCCGAAGATCAAACTCGAGATCGTGGTCTCCGACAATTATTTAGAACGGACGATAGAAGCCATTATAGGTTCGGCTCAAACAGGAGAAATGGGAGACGGGAAAATTTTTGTCTATGAGGTGCTTGACGCCTACAACATTCGGACGGGTGTCGTCGACGAAACGATAGACGAACTCAAACGTTAA
- a CDS encoding EAL domain-containing protein: MKAKTWFNRKPAVRNDYQELLNVGRWEYDVTKGEVHCSLEVYQIYGLPDRGSSESPDVFVEMIHPDDKEIVKQFWNHISSGKRLGRSFTYRTLQRGRQAYVQYTAQCKYDDRGDLIRIEGTVRDVTRYMENDTNTALLHPTESFYANHPGPIVVIDQDLGIVRVNRATEELFGWTEQELLFRRPPFVPIQHQETILELYRTLLKHGGTIWIDCVRLTRDGTAIDVGACLSAIRDTSGKIVGALASYTRMGVANNAPEMLLDSEGQFQALVRHSSDVFVILANDLRIKYISPAIANVLGYAINDVVNTDFLDLIHPSDRRTCEANIADITAGLQKKSSAELRFRNKAGVWRFCQTTFHDLYKGSGMDGCIVNFHDVTERRQTKELMNYIADHDYLTDLPNRRAFVERLSTMIGLAAMHHSELGVLTMSLNKFKYVNDTLGHSVGDKLIRHISQQIRDSIRGECVAARIGGDEFAILIPDLPDRDSVFALATDLLSRLQDAIQVDQYAVYVTAGIGVSFYPADGSDAETLVKHADIALHRAKERGNNTWQAYSATLTAGTYKEFSLANDFRKALQNDEFLLYYQPRLDTKTRKIVAAEALIRWEHEDWGLVSPLEFIHIAEETGLIVPLGNWILTTVCRQLHAWSESGLADIRVSVNISAKQFLVDDFVDSVRSILREFDVKPQRVEFEITETTIIPNDSAIVESIKRLREMGIAIYFDDFGTGYSSLSWLQRFELDGIKLDKSFVTHVPVRWAPTQIVSSVIQLAHSLNLTVVAEGVEANEQLAFLQDEKCEQVQGFLFSRPLPVDQFEELLGVGVIDPIPSNPPSRVQLPNRRKHFRVATPHPLIGQVTIAAINSKKLALGYTEALIMDIGPGGLRFVSNLRFPANHGVVLHFMINILGSATELDGTIVWSEEIGDDLSQYGVQFALGHTAKDALIPLLNEFAVKLRSGQVAGCDFVTGDIATFFRNESSV, from the coding sequence GTGAAAGCCAAGACGTGGTTTAATCGGAAACCCGCAGTCCGTAACGACTATCAGGAACTATTAAACGTTGGTCGGTGGGAATACGACGTCACGAAGGGGGAGGTTCATTGTTCGCTGGAGGTATACCAAATCTATGGGTTGCCAGACAGAGGGTCCTCCGAGAGCCCGGACGTATTCGTCGAGATGATTCATCCAGACGACAAGGAAATCGTCAAACAGTTCTGGAATCATATTAGCAGCGGCAAGCGCCTTGGGCGAAGCTTCACGTACCGCACGCTCCAGCGCGGTCGACAAGCGTACGTGCAATATACAGCCCAATGCAAATACGACGATCGCGGAGACCTTATTCGGATTGAGGGTACCGTTCGCGACGTTACGAGATATATGGAGAATGACACGAATACTGCGCTTCTCCACCCAACTGAGTCATTCTACGCAAATCATCCAGGTCCGATCGTCGTCATCGATCAGGATCTCGGCATCGTCCGGGTCAACCGAGCGACTGAGGAACTCTTCGGCTGGACAGAACAGGAATTGCTCTTCCGGCGGCCTCCGTTTGTGCCCATCCAACACCAGGAAACGATCTTGGAACTGTACAGGACACTGCTTAAGCACGGAGGCACCATATGGATTGACTGTGTACGCTTGACTCGGGATGGGACGGCTATCGATGTAGGCGCTTGCTTGTCGGCCATCCGCGATACCAGTGGGAAGATCGTCGGCGCACTGGCGAGTTACACGCGAATGGGCGTAGCCAACAATGCACCGGAGATGCTCCTGGACAGCGAGGGTCAATTCCAGGCCCTGGTTCGCCACTCATCGGACGTATTTGTCATTTTGGCGAACGACTTGCGGATCAAGTACATCAGTCCGGCCATCGCCAACGTACTTGGCTATGCCATCAACGATGTGGTGAACACCGACTTCCTCGACTTGATACACCCATCGGACCGACGTACCTGTGAGGCCAACATCGCCGACATCACGGCGGGACTTCAGAAAAAATCGAGCGCGGAGTTGCGATTTCGAAACAAGGCGGGCGTTTGGCGCTTTTGCCAAACCACCTTTCACGATCTCTATAAAGGGTCCGGAATGGACGGCTGCATCGTCAATTTTCACGATGTGACGGAACGCAGGCAGACGAAGGAACTGATGAACTACATCGCGGACCACGACTACCTAACCGATTTGCCGAATCGGCGAGCTTTCGTGGAACGCCTGTCGACCATGATCGGGCTAGCTGCGATGCATCATTCAGAGCTCGGCGTACTCACGATGAGTCTGAACAAATTCAAATATGTCAATGATACGCTGGGGCATTCTGTCGGCGACAAGCTCATCCGCCACATCTCACAGCAGATCCGCGACAGCATCCGCGGTGAATGCGTAGCAGCGCGCATCGGAGGCGACGAATTCGCCATCCTCATACCCGATCTCCCGGATCGGGACAGCGTGTTTGCACTTGCGACCGACCTGCTCAGCCGCCTACAAGATGCCATTCAAGTCGATCAATACGCCGTCTACGTGACGGCCGGCATTGGCGTCAGCTTTTACCCAGCGGACGGCTCGGATGCCGAAACCTTGGTCAAGCACGCCGACATCGCACTGCACCGCGCCAAGGAACGCGGGAACAACACGTGGCAAGCTTATTCGGCTACACTGACCGCAGGCACCTACAAGGAGTTCTCACTGGCCAACGATTTTCGCAAAGCGTTACAAAACGACGAATTCCTACTGTATTACCAGCCGCGACTGGACACGAAGACGAGGAAGATCGTCGCGGCGGAGGCGCTGATTCGCTGGGAGCACGAAGATTGGGGACTTGTTTCTCCGTTGGAGTTCATTCACATCGCCGAGGAAACCGGGCTGATTGTCCCGCTTGGCAACTGGATCTTAACGACCGTGTGTCGGCAGCTGCACGCGTGGTCCGAATCGGGATTGGCTGACATCCGAGTGTCCGTGAATATTTCGGCCAAACAGTTTCTTGTCGACGACTTCGTCGATTCCGTCCGGTCGATTTTGCGTGAATTTGACGTCAAACCTCAGCGCGTCGAGTTTGAGATCACGGAAACGACCATCATTCCGAACGACTCGGCCATTGTCGAGTCGATCAAGCGATTGCGCGAAATGGGCATCGCCATCTACTTCGACGACTTTGGAACCGGATACTCGTCCTTGAGCTGGCTGCAGCGATTTGAACTAGACGGCATCAAGCTGGACAAGTCGTTCGTCACCCACGTCCCCGTTCGCTGGGCGCCGACGCAAATTGTCAGTTCAGTCATTCAACTGGCCCACAGCCTGAACCTGACTGTCGTCGCAGAGGGCGTTGAAGCGAACGAGCAATTGGCGTTCTTACAAGACGAGAAATGTGAGCAAGTACAAGGCTTTTTGTTCAGCCGGCCGCTGCCCGTAGATCAATTTGAGGAATTGCTGGGTGTCGGCGTGATCGACCCGATTCCGTCGAATCCTCCGAGCCGAGTTCAACTGCCGAACAGGCGGAAGCACTTCCGCGTCGCGACGCCGCATCCGCTGATCGGTCAAGTGACCATCGCGGCGATCAACTCTAAGAAACTGGCGCTCGGCTATACCGAGGCGCTCATCATGGACATCGGACCTGGCGGACTTCGATTTGTCTCGAATTTGCGGTTTCCGGCTAATCACGGCGTCGTGTTGCACTTTATGATCAACATTCTCGGATCGGCGACAGAGCTGGATGGCACCATCGTCTGGTCGGAGGAGATCGGCGACGACCTCAGCCAGTATGGCGTCCAGTTCGCGCTTGGCCACACCGCGAAAGACGCGCTGATCCCCCTGCTCAACGAGTTCGCAGTCAAACTGAGATCTGGGCAAGTCGCAGGCTGTGACTTTGTAACAGGCGATATCGCCACATTCTTTCGCAACGAGTCCTCCGTATAA